The following are encoded together in the Bradyrhizobium algeriense genome:
- a CDS encoding calcium-binding protein: protein MKESGTGDLVLSITGTTDKITLRSQLLSAAGGVDQVVFADGTVWTRASLLALATAPTNGNDTF from the coding sequence GTGAAGGAATCGGGCACCGGCGATCTGGTGCTGAGCATCACCGGCACCACCGACAAGATCACGCTGCGCAGCCAGTTGCTGTCGGCGGCCGGCGGTGTCGACCAGGTGGTGTTCGCCGACGGCACGGTGTGGACGCGCGCCTCACTGCTGGCGCTGGCGACCGCGCCGACCAACGGCAATGACACCTTCTAG
- a CDS encoding histone deacetylase family protein, whose amino-acid sequence MKAVYTELHRSHDPQFFLVRGVVQRTTEQPERADRLLAGLKAGKHDLIAPTVFGQGPRARVHSPEYLRFLEEAWTAWTALGDSGPEMIANVHPVRNAATYPTHIVGRLGWHAADTACPIGPGTWAAACAATDVATTAAQLVMDGEGAAYALCRPPGHHAYSDLAGGFCFLNNSAVAAAQLKLKHERVAILDVDVHHGNGTQGIFYERPDVLTVSIHADPVFFYPYVWGYAHERGAGPGLGANLNIPLPRGTGDNDYIKAIGEAEKTIRAFAPGALVVALGLDASEHDPLAGLAVTTAGFRRIGAAIARLGLPTVFVQEGGYLSDILGANLTAALGGFEEAR is encoded by the coding sequence GTGAAGGCCGTCTATACCGAACTGCATCGCAGCCACGATCCGCAATTCTTCCTGGTGCGCGGCGTGGTCCAGCGCACCACCGAGCAGCCGGAACGCGCCGATCGTTTGCTGGCGGGATTGAAAGCCGGCAAGCACGATTTGATCGCGCCGACTGTTTTCGGTCAGGGACCTCGAGCGCGAGTACATAGTCCTGAATATCTTCGTTTCCTGGAGGAGGCGTGGACCGCCTGGACCGCGCTTGGCGATTCAGGCCCTGAGATGATCGCCAATGTGCATCCGGTCCGCAACGCCGCCACTTACCCGACGCATATTGTCGGCCGCCTTGGCTGGCACGCGGCTGACACGGCGTGCCCGATCGGTCCCGGCACCTGGGCTGCGGCCTGTGCGGCGACCGATGTTGCCACCACGGCTGCCCAGCTCGTGATGGACGGTGAAGGCGCGGCCTACGCGCTCTGCCGGCCGCCCGGTCATCATGCCTACAGCGATCTCGCGGGCGGATTCTGCTTTCTTAACAACAGCGCAGTCGCGGCGGCTCAACTTAAACTGAAGCACGAACGGGTCGCGATTCTCGATGTCGATGTGCATCATGGCAACGGCACGCAAGGCATCTTCTACGAACGCCCCGACGTGCTCACGGTTTCGATCCATGCCGATCCCGTCTTCTTCTATCCCTATGTGTGGGGATATGCGCATGAGCGCGGCGCCGGCCCCGGCCTCGGCGCCAATCTGAACATTCCGCTGCCGAGGGGCACCGGGGACAACGACTACATCAAGGCGATTGGCGAGGCGGAAAAAACCATCCGCGCATTTGCACCCGGCGCCCTCGTGGTGGCGCTCGGTCTCGATGCCTCCGAGCACGATCCGCTAGCCGGCCTTGCGGTGACGACGGCCGGCTTCCGGCGCATCGGCGCCGCGATCGCCCGATTGGGCCTTCCGACTGTTTTCGTTCAGGAGGGCGGTTATCTGTCCGATATCCTCGGCGCCAATCTCACCGCTGCGCTCGGCGGTTTCGAAGAGGCGCGTTAG
- a CDS encoding GntR family transcriptional regulator, whose product MSLPVGLAAVADSDLVGQVARILTQAIVQGRLPPGSKVVEAGIARELGISRAPVREAARLLEKQGLLVAKPRRGFFVRKLEIKNIDEIYDLRLCIERHAGVLAARNLTNDARDALRRQLDILHNTADLDDPARQVEEDYRFHRLIFEIADNSRLLRLFDDLAAELRMVIGLIGRLYDDPHEIARTHEPLLAAIEAGHPERITAHVDHHIGHAWREVGKLVRELTPAAGNAASPSGILIPTNGVTV is encoded by the coding sequence ATGTCTCTTCCTGTTGGATTAGCGGCAGTTGCGGACAGCGATCTGGTCGGCCAGGTGGCTCGTATCCTGACCCAGGCGATCGTTCAGGGCCGCCTGCCGCCCGGTTCAAAAGTGGTGGAAGCGGGCATTGCCCGCGAATTGGGCATCAGCCGCGCGCCGGTGCGCGAAGCGGCGCGGCTATTGGAGAAGCAGGGGCTGCTGGTGGCGAAGCCGCGGCGCGGCTTTTTCGTGCGCAAGCTCGAAATCAAAAACATCGACGAGATCTATGATCTTCGGCTTTGCATTGAGCGCCACGCCGGCGTGCTGGCGGCGCGGAATCTGACGAACGACGCGCGCGACGCCTTGCGGCGGCAACTCGATATTCTGCACAACACTGCCGATCTCGACGATCCGGCACGCCAGGTGGAAGAGGATTATCGCTTTCATCGGCTGATCTTCGAAATCGCGGACAACAGTCGCCTGCTGCGGCTGTTCGATGATCTCGCGGCGGAGCTGCGCATGGTGATCGGGCTGATCGGCCGCCTGTACGACGATCCGCACGAGATCGCGCGGACGCACGAGCCGCTGCTTGCGGCCATCGAAGCCGGGCACCCCGAACGCATCACCGCGCATGTCGATCACCATATCGGTCACGCCTGGCGCGAGGTCGGCAAACTGGTGCGGGAGCTTACGCCGGCCGCCGGAAATGCTGCATCCCCGAGCGGGATTCTAATTCCAACCAACGGAGTAACCGTGTGA
- a CDS encoding class II aldolase/adducin family protein has protein sequence MTSAAQNTAKAWPAAVEDQTLQIRIDLAAAYRLIHRLGLDDSIYTHISARLPGRQDRFLINPYGLRFEEVTASNLVTVDLDGNVIDDPMGLGINPAGFTIHSAIHAARHDAICVLHTHTVAGIAVASQKRGLLPLNQWSLQFTDCLAYHDYEGIALDLDERSRLVADLGDKFVMVLRNHGMLTCGRSVAEAFKLMHNLERSCRAQLAVQSSGAEIIELSAAVARKTAGQYASFYDAIETNGVPDSEWAAFKRMLERTDPDFAN, from the coding sequence ATGACAAGTGCAGCGCAAAACACCGCAAAGGCATGGCCGGCGGCGGTGGAAGACCAGACCCTCCAAATCCGGATCGACCTCGCGGCGGCCTACCGGCTGATCCACCGGCTTGGTCTCGACGACAGCATCTACACCCACATCTCCGCCCGGCTTCCGGGCCGGCAAGACCGCTTCCTCATCAACCCCTACGGCCTGCGCTTCGAGGAAGTCACGGCGTCCAACCTGGTGACCGTCGACCTCGACGGCAACGTCATCGATGACCCCATGGGCCTCGGCATCAACCCGGCCGGCTTCACGATTCACAGCGCGATCCATGCCGCGCGGCATGACGCCATCTGCGTCCTGCACACGCACACAGTGGCCGGCATCGCCGTTGCCAGCCAGAAGCGGGGCCTGCTGCCGCTAAATCAATGGTCGCTGCAGTTTACCGACTGCCTCGCCTATCACGACTACGAAGGCATCGCGCTCGATCTCGATGAGCGTTCGCGCCTTGTCGCCGATCTCGGCGACAAGTTCGTGATGGTGTTGCGCAACCACGGCATGCTGACCTGCGGGCGCTCCGTCGCCGAGGCCTTCAAGCTGATGCACAATCTGGAACGCTCCTGCCGCGCCCAGCTCGCCGTGCAGTCGTCCGGCGCCGAGATCATCGAGCTATCGGCTGCAGTGGCCCGCAAGACGGCCGGCCAATACGCCAGCTTCTACGACGCGATCGAAACCAATGGCGTGCCCGACAGCGAATGGGCCGCCTTCAAGCGGATGCTTGAACGTACCGATCCGGATTTTGCGAACTGA
- a CDS encoding ABC transporter substrate-binding protein — MSKRKLLMSFAALCMLSTAAVAEGPKAGGVVNAVIQPEPPSLMVGLVQNGPTQMVAGNIYEGLLRYSSKLDPLPGLAESWTVSEDGKTYTFKLVKGVTWHDGKPFTAADVLFSIEFLKQTHARARGNLVQLDKVEASDESTVIFTLKQPFGPFIGIFEVGSLPMIPKHIYEGTDFKTNPANNTPVGTGPFMFKEWQKGSFIRLVKNPNYHIKGKPNIDEIYWHVIPDAAARSVAYETGKVDVLPGGSVENFDVPRLSKLKNTCVTGAGWEFFSPHSWLWLNNRSGPTANKKFRQALMFAIDRNMAKDVVWNGLGKVATGPSGSAIKYYTSAVPKYDYDPAKAKALLKEAGYTGEKLRLLPLPYGETWQRWAEMVRQNLQDVGINVEMVATDVPGWNQKVSEWDYDIAFTYLYQYGDPALGVGRNYISSQIAKGSPFNNAEGYSNPEIDKLFADGAVAFPDAARAEIYAKAQKILVEDVPVAWMLELQFPTITRCSVKNLITTGIGVNDGFRDAWIEK, encoded by the coding sequence ATGTCCAAACGAAAATTATTGATGAGCTTTGCCGCCCTTTGCATGCTGAGCACCGCAGCAGTGGCCGAGGGACCGAAGGCCGGCGGCGTTGTCAATGCCGTGATTCAACCGGAGCCGCCGAGCCTGATGGTGGGCCTGGTCCAGAACGGCCCGACGCAGATGGTGGCCGGCAACATCTATGAAGGCCTGCTGCGCTACAGTTCCAAACTGGATCCCCTGCCCGGCCTCGCCGAGAGCTGGACGGTCAGCGAGGACGGCAAGACCTACACGTTCAAACTCGTAAAGGGCGTGACCTGGCACGACGGCAAGCCGTTCACGGCAGCAGACGTCCTGTTCTCGATCGAATTCCTCAAGCAGACCCACGCGCGCGCCCGTGGCAATCTGGTGCAGCTCGACAAGGTCGAGGCATCAGATGAATCGACGGTCATCTTCACGCTGAAGCAGCCGTTCGGCCCCTTCATCGGAATCTTCGAGGTCGGCTCGCTGCCGATGATTCCCAAGCACATCTATGAAGGCACCGATTTCAAAACCAACCCGGCCAACAACACGCCTGTTGGTACCGGCCCCTTCATGTTCAAGGAATGGCAGAAGGGCTCGTTCATCCGCCTGGTCAAGAATCCAAACTACCACATCAAGGGCAAGCCCAATATCGACGAGATCTATTGGCACGTGATTCCCGACGCGGCCGCGCGTTCGGTGGCCTACGAAACCGGCAAGGTCGACGTGCTGCCCGGCGGCTCGGTGGAAAATTTCGACGTGCCGCGCCTGAGCAAGCTCAAGAACACCTGCGTCACCGGTGCGGGCTGGGAGTTCTTCAGTCCGCATTCCTGGCTCTGGCTCAACAACCGCTCAGGGCCGACCGCGAACAAGAAGTTCCGCCAGGCGCTGATGTTTGCAATCGATCGCAACATGGCCAAGGACGTGGTCTGGAACGGCCTCGGCAAGGTCGCGACCGGCCCGTCGGGCTCCGCGATCAAGTACTACACGAGCGCGGTGCCGAAATACGATTACGATCCGGCCAAGGCGAAGGCGCTGCTCAAGGAAGCCGGCTACACCGGCGAGAAGCTTCGCTTGCTGCCCTTGCCCTATGGCGAGACGTGGCAGCGCTGGGCCGAAATGGTTCGCCAGAACCTGCAGGACGTCGGGATCAACGTCGAGATGGTCGCGACCGACGTCCCCGGCTGGAATCAAAAAGTCAGCGAGTGGGACTACGACATCGCCTTTACCTATCTCTATCAGTACGGCGATCCCGCACTCGGCGTCGGTCGCAACTATATCTCCAGCCAGATCGCCAAGGGCTCGCCGTTCAACAATGCCGAAGGCTATTCGAATCCCGAGATCGACAAGCTGTTCGCCGATGGCGCGGTCGCCTTCCCCGATGCGGCGCGCGCGGAGATCTACGCCAAGGCCCAGAAGATCCTCGTCGAGGACGTGCCGGTGGCGTGGATGCTCGAGCTGCAATTCCCGACCATCACCCGCTGCAGCGTCAAGAACCTGATCACGACCGGCATCGGCGTGAACGACGGTTTCCGTGACGCATGGATCGAGAAGTAA
- a CDS encoding ABC transporter permease, which translates to MISFIAQRIAKAIVVLLALVVLNFFLIRMAPGDPALVMAGEAGAGDQVFLAQLREKFGLDQPLPVQLFLYVKGILNLDLGFSFRQQMPVATLILQRLPATLLLTGTAFAISLAFGILFGALAARFAGTWADTAITVLALVFYATPLFWVALMAILLFSVTMDWLPSFGYETVGANYTGLAHVLDVAAHLVLPATTIGLFFMATYARMTRASMLEVSRLDFVKTARAKGLSDSVIQRRHVLRNALLPVVTLAGLQAGTLVGGAVLTETVFAWPGIGRLMYEALLQRDYNLLLGVFVVCSAMVLAFNLITDLVYRSVDPRIEFAS; encoded by the coding sequence ATGATTTCCTTCATCGCCCAGCGGATCGCGAAGGCCATCGTCGTCCTTCTTGCGCTCGTCGTTCTCAACTTCTTTCTGATCCGGATGGCGCCGGGCGACCCGGCGCTGGTGATGGCGGGCGAAGCCGGCGCGGGCGATCAGGTTTTCCTGGCGCAATTGCGCGAGAAGTTCGGTCTCGACCAGCCGCTGCCGGTGCAACTGTTTCTCTACGTCAAAGGCATTCTCAACCTCGATCTCGGATTCTCGTTTCGCCAGCAGATGCCGGTCGCAACCCTGATCCTGCAGCGGCTGCCGGCGACGCTGTTGCTGACGGGGACCGCGTTTGCGATTTCGTTGGCGTTCGGCATCCTGTTCGGCGCGCTGGCCGCGCGCTTTGCCGGCACCTGGGCCGACACCGCGATCACGGTGCTGGCGCTGGTCTTCTATGCCACGCCCCTGTTCTGGGTCGCGCTGATGGCGATCCTGCTGTTTTCGGTCACGATGGATTGGCTGCCGAGCTTCGGCTACGAGACGGTGGGCGCAAACTATACCGGGCTGGCGCATGTGCTCGACGTCGCCGCCCATCTGGTCCTGCCGGCGACGACCATCGGCCTGTTCTTCATGGCCACCTATGCCCGCATGACCCGCGCCTCGATGCTCGAGGTCAGCAGACTTGATTTCGTCAAGACCGCGCGCGCCAAGGGCTTGTCCGACTCTGTGATCCAGCGCCGCCACGTGCTGCGCAACGCCCTGTTGCCGGTGGTGACGCTCGCCGGACTGCAGGCCGGCACGCTGGTCGGCGGCGCTGTTCTGACCGAGACCGTGTTCGCATGGCCCGGCATCGGCCGCCTGATGTACGAGGCCCTGCTGCAGCGCGACTACAATTTGCTGCTCGGCGTCTTCGTCGTCTGCTCGGCGATGGTACTGGCCTTCAACCTGATCACGGACCTCGTCTACCGCTCCGTCGATCCCCGCATCGAGTTCGCCTCATGA
- a CDS encoding ABC transporter permease, producing MRQVWRMLLRNPGGMIGVAILTIAIAVALFGPLLFPTSPWRMVQRPFLPPFTMANLPLGTDALGRDVMAGIIYGARVSLLVGLISTLASLAVGIPLGAAAGYFGGKIDDALMRFTEFFQTVPSFALAIVLVAIMQPSIGSIVAAIAIVSWPPVARLVRGEVLSLRTREYVQAAVVTGQTNWWIIWREILPNALSPVIVLASLMVATAILLESSLSFLGLGDPNLMSWGYMVGAGRTVIRQAWWITVFPGIAILVSVLALNLIGEGLNDALNPRLAKGGR from the coding sequence ATGAGACAGGTCTGGCGAATGCTGTTGCGCAATCCCGGCGGCATGATCGGCGTCGCGATCCTGACGATTGCGATCGCGGTTGCGCTGTTTGGTCCGCTGCTGTTTCCGACCTCGCCCTGGCGCATGGTGCAGCGGCCGTTCCTGCCGCCGTTCACGATGGCCAACCTGCCGCTCGGCACCGATGCGCTCGGCCGCGACGTGATGGCGGGCATCATCTACGGCGCGCGGGTTTCTCTGCTGGTCGGCCTGATCTCGACGCTGGCCTCGCTGGCGGTCGGCATCCCGCTCGGCGCGGCGGCCGGATATTTCGGCGGCAAGATTGACGATGCGCTGATGCGGTTCACTGAATTCTTCCAGACCGTCCCGAGTTTTGCGCTGGCGATCGTGCTCGTCGCGATCATGCAACCCTCCATCGGTTCGATCGTGGCCGCCATTGCGATCGTGAGCTGGCCACCGGTGGCACGGCTGGTGCGCGGCGAAGTGCTGTCGCTGCGCACGCGCGAATATGTCCAGGCGGCCGTCGTGACCGGCCAGACCAACTGGTGGATCATCTGGCGCGAGATCCTGCCCAATGCGCTGTCGCCGGTCATCGTGCTGGCCTCGCTGATGGTCGCGACCGCGATCCTGCTGGAATCCTCGCTCTCCTTCCTGGGCCTCGGCGATCCCAACCTGATGTCGTGGGGCTACATGGTCGGCGCGGGCCGCACCGTCATCCGCCAGGCCTGGTGGATCACGGTATTCCCCGGCATCGCCATCCTTGTTTCGGTGCTGGCGCTGAACCTGATCGGTGAAGGCCTCAACGACGCGCTCAACCCCCGCCTCGCCAAGGGGGGACGTTGA
- a CDS encoding ABC transporter ATP-binding protein — protein sequence MTVVIRNLKLALPPGGDRAHAVDDVSFDLAAGKILCVVGESGSGKSMCAHALMGLLPDTVKSESGEILFDGKNLLTLSPTEWFALRGRRIAMVFQEPMTALNPLMRIGDQIAEMFEAHDLLTPKERRQKALALIGEVGLPDPERIVRAYPHQLSGGQRQRAMIAMALALEPAVLVADEPTTALDVTTQAQILKLIRDLQRRRNMAVMFITHDFGVVAEIADRVVVLQHGKVVEQGTADDVLLRAQHPYTRALLAAVPTLQPPPRTSLLDRSKAVEVIGLGKTYISGGGWFRAERRVQAAKEVSFDIFRGETLGLVGESGSGKSSVARLVMRLIEPDAGTVRIGDVDLTRIRGKALREQRRRIQMVFQDPFASLNPRRKVGNIITDGPIAHGVDPAAARKRAGELLSLVGLNAGAMERFPHEFSGGQRQRIGIARALALDPEILVADEAVSALDVSVQAQVLDLLEDLKARLGLSMLFITHDLRVAAQICDRIAVMQHGAIVELKSASLLFAAPEHAYTRELLSAVPGQTSSSKAA from the coding sequence ATGACCGTCGTCATCAGGAACCTGAAGCTGGCCTTGCCGCCCGGCGGCGACCGCGCGCATGCGGTGGACGATGTTTCGTTCGATCTCGCCGCCGGCAAGATCCTCTGCGTGGTCGGCGAATCCGGCTCCGGCAAGTCGATGTGCGCCCACGCGCTGATGGGCCTGCTGCCTGATACGGTGAAGTCGGAGTCCGGCGAGATTCTCTTCGACGGGAAGAACCTGCTGACGCTCAGCCCGACGGAATGGTTCGCGCTGCGCGGCCGTCGCATCGCCATGGTTTTCCAGGAGCCGATGACGGCGCTCAATCCGCTGATGCGGATCGGCGACCAGATCGCCGAAATGTTCGAGGCGCATGATCTTTTGACGCCGAAGGAGCGTCGTCAAAAGGCCCTCGCCTTGATCGGCGAAGTCGGCCTGCCCGACCCCGAGCGGATCGTTCGCGCCTACCCCCATCAATTATCCGGCGGCCAGCGCCAGCGCGCCATGATCGCCATGGCGCTGGCGCTCGAACCCGCCGTGCTGGTGGCCGACGAACCGACTACCGCACTCGATGTCACGACCCAGGCGCAGATCCTCAAGCTGATCCGCGACCTGCAGCGCCGCCGCAACATGGCCGTCATGTTCATCACCCATGATTTCGGCGTCGTCGCCGAGATTGCCGATCGCGTGGTCGTGCTTCAGCACGGCAAGGTGGTCGAACAGGGCACCGCCGACGACGTGCTGTTGCGCGCCCAGCATCCCTATACCCGCGCCTTGCTTGCCGCCGTTCCCACCCTGCAGCCACCGCCGCGGACTTCCCTGCTCGACCGCAGCAAGGCGGTGGAAGTGATCGGCCTCGGCAAGACCTACATCAGCGGGGGCGGATGGTTTCGCGCCGAACGGCGCGTGCAGGCGGCCAAGGAAGTCAGCTTCGACATCTTTCGCGGCGAGACGCTCGGCCTGGTCGGCGAATCCGGTTCGGGGAAATCGTCTGTCGCACGCCTCGTCATGCGGCTGATCGAGCCAGACGCCGGCACCGTCCGCATCGGCGACGTCGATCTCACCCGGATCAGGGGAAAGGCGCTGCGCGAACAGCGCCGCCGCATTCAGATGGTGTTCCAGGACCCGTTCGCCTCGCTCAATCCGCGCCGGAAGGTCGGTAACATCATCACGGATGGCCCGATTGCGCATGGCGTCGATCCGGCGGCGGCGCGAAAGCGCGCCGGCGAGCTGCTTAGCCTCGTCGGCCTCAATGCCGGCGCGATGGAACGCTTTCCGCATGAATTCTCCGGCGGACAGCGGCAGCGCATCGGGATAGCCCGCGCGCTGGCGCTCGACCCGGAAATCCTGGTCGCCGACGAAGCGGTCTCCGCGCTCGACGTGTCGGTGCAGGCACAGGTGCTGGATCTCCTGGAGGATCTAAAGGCCCGGCTCGGCCTGTCGATGCTGTTCATCACCCACGATTTGCGCGTGGCCGCGCAGATTTGCGACCGCATCGCCGTGATGCAGCACGGCGCGATCGTTGAACTCAAATCCGCGTCGCTACTGTTCGCCGCTCCCGAGCACGCCTACACGCGCGAATTGCTCTCGGCGGTGCCTGGTCAGACGTCATCGTCCAAGGCGGCATAA
- a CDS encoding glyoxylate/hydroxypyruvate reductase A — MRCVLVSKSLDLRGYLGPQFMRAADRIEIISHPHEGPAMDVRLAVAWHPPDDAFERYPNLQAVCSIGAGVDNILACPSLRPDVDVIRVVDPAQAQMMSGFVAWHVIGHQRRFATYQAQQREERWQRLALRRAQDVPVGILGFGEIGRKVAADLALLHFPVMAWSRTAKPTPQGITGFDGAAGLDAMLGQTEVLVNLLPLTPETKGILNQRTFARMYRGGYLIQVGRGEHLVEADLLAALEDGQLAGAALDVFSTEPLPPRHPFWRHPNIVVTPHDACEVSMEAIGATFRATAEAIRAGRRPPHSIDRERGY; from the coding sequence ATGCGCTGTGTCCTGGTTAGCAAAAGCCTCGATCTTCGCGGCTATCTCGGCCCGCAATTCATGCGCGCCGCCGACCGTATCGAAATCATCAGCCATCCGCACGAGGGGCCGGCAATGGACGTCCGGCTGGCGGTGGCCTGGCATCCGCCGGATGACGCATTTGAGCGCTATCCCAATCTGCAGGCGGTCTGCTCGATCGGCGCCGGTGTCGACAACATTTTGGCGTGCCCCAGCCTGCGCCCCGATGTCGACGTGATCCGTGTCGTCGACCCCGCGCAGGCGCAGATGATGTCGGGCTTCGTTGCCTGGCACGTCATCGGGCATCAGCGGCGCTTTGCGACCTATCAGGCGCAGCAGCGCGAGGAACGCTGGCAGCGTCTCGCCCTGCGTCGGGCGCAGGATGTGCCGGTCGGGATTCTCGGCTTTGGCGAGATTGGCCGCAAGGTCGCCGCCGATCTGGCGCTGCTTCATTTCCCGGTGATGGCGTGGAGCCGGACCGCAAAGCCGACACCGCAAGGCATCACCGGCTTCGACGGCGCCGCAGGTCTCGATGCCATGCTCGGCCAGACCGAGGTTCTCGTGAACCTGCTGCCGCTGACGCCGGAGACAAAGGGTATTCTCAATCAAAGGACATTTGCCCGAATGTATCGCGGCGGCTACCTGATCCAGGTCGGCCGCGGCGAGCATCTGGTCGAAGCGGATCTGCTCGCTGCCCTGGAGGACGGCCAGCTTGCCGGCGCCGCGCTCGATGTGTTCTCGACCGAACCATTGCCGCCGCGGCATCCGTTCTGGCGACACCCCAACATCGTCGTCACGCCGCATGATGCCTGCGAAGTCAGCATGGAAGCGATCGGGGCGACGTTTCGCGCCACCGCAGAAGCGATACGCGCCGGCCGGCGACCACCGCACTCCATCGACCGCGAACGCGGCTACTGA
- a CDS encoding phosphotransferase, whose amino-acid sequence MDILVPDPSPATVAAHPIDTLRAASAIPEALAQRLAAEHYGLIAAVHRLDSERDQNFRLRSLSGREYVLKIANPAEDRAVTNLQTEALLHLAAADPGLPIPRIFPARNGMTELDVAFDDGSSRVVRLLSYLAGTPMHAAAGSTVLRRDLGRCAARLARGLSDFSHSAANHKLLWDLQHAAELRPLIDAVPGERRSLVEDVLGGFETCALPMLPQLPNQPVHNDLNPHNVVVDPETHAVVAGIIDFGDLTCTARVNDLAITAAYQVADDDDPLAPACEMIAAYHAMLPLEPAEFSVLFDLIATRMTMTIVISSWRAARYPANRNYILRNNAAAWARLRRMATLSRDQATLQIQRACHVG is encoded by the coding sequence ATGGACATTCTCGTACCGGACCCGTCGCCTGCGACTGTTGCCGCTCACCCGATCGATACCCTCCGCGCCGCATCCGCCATCCCGGAAGCGCTGGCCCAAAGGCTGGCGGCCGAGCACTACGGCCTGATCGCCGCCGTGCACCGGCTCGACAGTGAGCGCGACCAGAACTTTCGGCTGCGCTCGCTGAGCGGCCGCGAGTATGTCCTGAAGATTGCGAACCCTGCGGAAGACCGCGCGGTGACCAACCTGCAGACGGAGGCGCTGCTCCACCTCGCTGCCGCCGACCCCGGCCTGCCGATCCCGCGCATCTTTCCGGCGCGGAACGGCATGACGGAGCTTGATGTTGCCTTCGACGACGGCTCGAGCCGGGTCGTGCGCCTGTTGTCGTATCTGGCGGGAACCCCGATGCATGCGGCCGCGGGGTCGACGGTGCTGCGGCGCGATCTCGGTCGCTGCGCCGCAAGGCTCGCACGGGGTCTTTCCGATTTCAGCCACAGCGCCGCCAATCACAAACTGCTCTGGGACCTTCAGCATGCCGCCGAACTCCGGCCGCTGATCGACGCCGTCCCTGGCGAGCGGCGCAGCCTGGTCGAGGACGTTCTCGGCGGCTTCGAGACCTGCGCGCTGCCGATGCTTCCGCAATTGCCGAACCAGCCCGTCCATAACGACCTCAACCCGCACAACGTCGTCGTCGACCCCGAAACCCATGCCGTCGTTGCCGGGATCATCGATTTCGGCGACCTCACCTGCACGGCGCGGGTCAACGACCTTGCGATCACGGCGGCATATCAGGTTGCCGATGACGACGATCCCCTTGCACCGGCTTGCGAGATGATCGCGGCCTACCATGCCATGCTGCCGCTCGAACCGGCCGAATTCAGCGTGCTGTTCGACCTGATCGCCACGCGCATGACCATGACGATCGTGATCAGCAGTTGGCGAGCCGCCCGTTATCCTGCTAACCGGAACTACATTCTGCGCAACAATGCCGCGGCCTGGGCGCGGCTGCGGCGCATGGCGACACTGTCGCGAGACCAGGCCACACTTCAAATCCAACGCGCATGCCATGTGGGGTAG